A single region of the Triticum dicoccoides isolate Atlit2015 ecotype Zavitan chromosome 2B, WEW_v2.0, whole genome shotgun sequence genome encodes:
- the LOC119362635 gene encoding ankyrin repeat domain-containing protein 2A-like, with the protein MGVESAQPTPAATATAEQAQDLIDAARYDELEDVVALFSAGVPLDSADSQGRTALHMASANGHLAVVEYLIQNGANVNSANLEKNTPLHWACLNGHTEVIKALICAGAIVSALNSHEKTPMDEALTLGKVEVVDAIGAAVAQAELNGVTVS; encoded by the exons ATGGGCGTCGAATCGGCGCAGCCAacccccgccgccaccgccaccgccgagcAGGCCCAGGATCTCATCGAC GCCGCGAGGTACGACGAGCTGGAAGACGTTGTCGCCCTCTTCTCCGCCGGTGTCCCCCTCGACTCCGCAGATTCGCAAGGCCGAACGG CTCTTCATATGGCTTCTGCCAATGGGCATCTTGCTGTGGTGGAGTACTTGATTCAGAATGGAGCG AATGTTAACTCTGCAAACTTGGAGAAGAACACGCCTCTCCACTGGGCATGCCTCAATGGACATACAGAG GTAATCAAGGCTTTGATATGTGCGGGGGCTATCGTAAGTGCACTGAACAG CCATGAGAAAACCCCTATGGATGAGGCACTGACCCTTGGAAAGGTGGAAGTGGTCGATGCGATCGGTGCAGCAGTAGCTCAAGCAGAGCTCAATGGTGTTACTGTTTCCTAA